Proteins from a single region of Chitinibacter bivalviorum:
- the pyrF gene encoding orotidine-5'-phosphate decarboxylase: MTLDPRVVVALDFSTADAALAFADTVTPQLCRLKVGKELFTASGPQLVETLVAKGFDVFLDLKFHDIPNTVAQACKMAAELGVWMVNVHASGGRKMMETTRETLEKLPQRPLLIAVTVLTSMGRSELAELGLDVEPAVQVERLARLTQSCGLDGVVCSAQEAALLKAACGQSFKLITPGIRPADAAANDQTRIMTPAAAIAAGSDYLVIGRPITQSADPIATLKSINASLLA; encoded by the coding sequence ATGACCCTAGATCCCCGTGTCGTTGTGGCACTTGATTTTTCAACCGCAGACGCAGCTCTGGCTTTTGCTGATACGGTTACGCCGCAATTATGTCGCCTCAAAGTCGGGAAAGAATTATTTACTGCATCTGGTCCGCAATTGGTTGAAACTCTGGTTGCCAAAGGCTTTGATGTGTTTCTGGATTTAAAGTTTCATGACATCCCCAATACGGTAGCGCAAGCATGCAAGATGGCTGCTGAGCTTGGCGTCTGGATGGTTAATGTGCACGCGTCTGGTGGTCGTAAAATGATGGAAACGACCCGCGAAACTTTAGAAAAACTACCGCAACGCCCATTGTTGATCGCGGTCACCGTATTAACCAGTATGGGGCGTTCTGAATTGGCAGAATTAGGGCTTGATGTTGAGCCTGCTGTGCAAGTCGAGCGACTGGCTCGTCTCACTCAATCATGCGGCTTGGATGGCGTGGTGTGCTCAGCGCAGGAAGCTGCGCTGCTCAAAGCTGCATGCGGACAGTCATTTAAATTGATCACGCCAGGTATTCGGCCTGCGGATGCGGCAGCCAATGATCAAACTCGAATCATGACTCCCGCCGCAGCCATTGCGGCTGGCTCGGATTATTTGGTCATTGGTCGACCTATCACGCAAAGTGCGGATCCGATTGCAACCTTGAAATCTATCAATGCGTCGTTGTTGGCGTAA
- a CDS encoding MFS transporter has product MTTSSQPPIITRLTWSTLLFPLALVLFEFATYISNDMILPGMPAVVHEFGADPTLIPSAMTLSLLGGASLQWLLGPLSDRVGRRPVMLSGVLFFTFACIGILWVETFAAFLFFRFLQGIGLCFIGAVGYASIQESFSETLAVRVMAMMANVALIAPLIGPVAGAGVLLVADWRWIFIVVAIVSVLSLLGLWFKMPESSPKVTSPLRINTLWQEYKLVFQNRRFRLGGLALGLNCLPLLGWIALAPVVLMQKAGLSTFDYGLWQIPVFAGLIIGNIILAKFVVTIPIYRLIRLGTWPMMIGLIGALYLVIAPQNWLCLIACMGFAALGMGMINAALYRLTLFSSDQNKGTVAASLGMFNMVVFASGIELLKWAYAHWGNASFVLICFVSGLIALWARREFLRGAHGEVAA; this is encoded by the coding sequence ATGACCACGTCTTCCCAGCCCCCCATCATTACCCGACTGACCTGGTCCACCCTACTCTTTCCCCTCGCCTTGGTGCTGTTTGAATTTGCAACCTACATTTCAAACGACATGATCTTGCCTGGCATGCCCGCCGTCGTACATGAGTTTGGCGCCGATCCAACGCTAATCCCATCCGCCATGACATTGAGCCTACTCGGTGGCGCCAGCCTGCAATGGTTACTTGGCCCCTTATCCGATCGAGTGGGACGCCGCCCCGTGATGTTGTCGGGCGTTTTATTTTTTACCTTTGCCTGTATCGGCATCCTATGGGTAGAAACATTTGCAGCATTTTTGTTTTTCCGATTTTTACAGGGTATCGGCCTGTGCTTCATTGGCGCCGTGGGTTATGCATCAATACAGGAGAGCTTCTCTGAAACACTCGCCGTGCGCGTCATGGCGATGATGGCCAATGTGGCCTTGATCGCACCGCTGATTGGGCCTGTAGCGGGCGCGGGCGTGCTGTTAGTTGCCGATTGGCGTTGGATCTTTATCGTGGTCGCGATTGTATCTGTACTGTCGCTACTAGGCCTTTGGTTCAAAATGCCCGAGAGCTCACCCAAGGTGACTAGTCCGCTACGCATCAATACGCTCTGGCAAGAATACAAATTAGTCTTTCAAAATCGCCGCTTCCGGCTTGGCGGCCTAGCGCTGGGGCTAAATTGCCTGCCACTGCTCGGCTGGATTGCCTTAGCGCCGGTGGTTTTGATGCAAAAAGCTGGCCTAAGCACCTTTGATTATGGCCTGTGGCAAATTCCTGTTTTCGCAGGCCTCATTATTGGCAATATTATTTTGGCCAAATTTGTCGTTACCATACCTATTTATCGCTTAATCAGGCTGGGAACTTGGCCAATGATGATCGGGCTCATTGGTGCTTTGTATTTAGTCATAGCACCACAAAACTGGCTATGCCTCATTGCCTGCATGGGCTTTGCTGCACTTGGCATGGGCATGATCAATGCCGCGCTCTATCGGCTCACCTTGTTTTCGAGCGATCAAAACAAAGGCACCGTCGCAGCCTCGCTCGGAATGTTTAACATGGTCGTATTTGCCAGTGGCATTGAGCTGTTAAAATGGGCTTATGCCCATTGGGGCAACGCCAGCTTTGTGCTGATTTGTTTCGTATCCGGCCTGATTGCACTCTGGGCGCGTCGCGAGTTTTTGCGCGGCGCTCACGGTGAAGTAGCCGCCTAA
- the rpsA gene encoding 30S ribosomal protein S1 translates to MTTATMESFAALFEESLTRQEMRSGEVITAEVVGIDSNFVTVNAGLKSESLIPLEEFKNDNGEVDVKIGDFVPVAIDSLENGYGETKLSREKAKRLASWIELEDCLERGEIMSGVISGKVKGGLTVMVNGLRAFLPGSLVDIRPVKDTTPYEGKQVEFKVIKLDRKRNNVVVSRRAVLEDSLGEERQKLLETLKEGSIVKGIVKNITDYGAFVDLGGIDGLLHITDLAWRRVKHPSEVLAVGDELEAKVLKFDQDKNRVSLGLKQLGEDPWVGLSRRYPSGTRMFGKVTNLTDYGSFVEIEQGIEGLVHVSEMDWTNKNVHPSKVVSLGDEVEVMILDIDEDKRRISLGMKQCMANPWDDFAANFKKGDKLKGAIKSITDFGVFVGLAGGIDGLVHLSDLSWNVAGEEAVRNFKKGDEVEAMVLSIDVEKERISLGIKQMEGDPFNNYISQSDKGAIVKGIVKSLDAKGAVVTLSEEVEGYLRSTEVSRDRVEDIRTVLKEGDEVEAQIINVDRKTRTINLSIKAKDSADQSEAMSKLSSTIEGNAGTTSLGALLKAKLSGSAE, encoded by the coding sequence ATGACTACCGCTACTATGGAAAGCTTTGCAGCCCTGTTTGAGGAAAGCCTAACCCGTCAAGAAATGCGTTCGGGTGAAGTGATTACTGCCGAGGTTGTAGGCATCGACAGCAACTTTGTTACTGTAAATGCAGGTCTGAAATCTGAGTCACTGATTCCTCTGGAAGAGTTCAAAAACGACAACGGTGAAGTTGACGTTAAGATCGGTGATTTCGTACCAGTTGCAATCGATAGCCTCGAAAACGGTTACGGCGAAACTAAGCTTTCTCGCGAAAAAGCCAAACGTCTGGCTTCTTGGATCGAATTGGAAGACTGCCTGGAACGTGGCGAAATCATGTCTGGCGTTATTTCCGGTAAAGTTAAAGGCGGCTTGACTGTGATGGTTAACGGTCTGCGCGCTTTCTTGCCAGGCTCACTGGTTGACATTCGTCCAGTAAAAGACACTACTCCATACGAAGGCAAACAAGTTGAATTCAAAGTAATCAAACTTGATCGCAAACGTAACAACGTGGTTGTTTCTCGTCGTGCCGTTCTGGAAGATTCTCTGGGCGAAGAGCGTCAGAAATTGCTAGAAACCTTGAAAGAAGGTTCTATCGTTAAGGGTATCGTTAAAAATATCACTGACTACGGTGCATTCGTTGATCTGGGCGGTATTGATGGTCTGTTGCACATCACTGACTTGGCTTGGCGCCGTGTTAAACACCCATCTGAAGTATTGGCAGTGGGTGATGAACTTGAAGCTAAAGTTCTGAAATTCGATCAAGACAAAAACCGCGTATCTCTCGGCCTGAAACAATTGGGCGAAGATCCATGGGTGGGTCTGTCACGTCGTTACCCATCGGGTACTCGCATGTTCGGTAAAGTGACTAACCTCACTGACTACGGTTCATTCGTAGAAATCGAACAAGGTATCGAAGGTCTGGTACACGTTTCTGAAATGGATTGGACAAACAAAAACGTTCACCCATCTAAAGTAGTTTCTTTGGGTGATGAAGTTGAAGTGATGATCCTTGATATCGATGAAGACAAACGTCGCATCAGCTTGGGCATGAAACAGTGCATGGCTAATCCATGGGACGATTTCGCTGCTAACTTCAAGAAAGGCGACAAACTGAAAGGCGCGATCAAATCGATCACCGATTTCGGCGTGTTTGTAGGCTTGGCTGGTGGCATCGATGGTCTGGTTCACTTGTCTGATTTGTCTTGGAACGTTGCTGGTGAAGAAGCGGTTCGCAACTTCAAGAAAGGCGACGAAGTTGAAGCTATGGTTCTCTCTATCGACGTAGAGAAAGAGCGCATCAGCCTCGGCATCAAACAAATGGAAGGTGATCCATTCAACAACTACATCTCTCAATCTGACAAAGGTGCAATCGTTAAGGGTATCGTTAAATCCCTCGACGCTAAAGGCGCTGTAGTTACATTGTCTGAAGAAGTTGAAGGTTACCTGCGCTCAACTGAAGTTTCACGTGATCGCGTTGAAGATATCCGCACCGTTCTGAAAGAAGGTGATGAAGTTGAAGCGCAAATCATCAACGTGGATCGCAAAACTCGCACTATCAACCTGTCTATCAAAGCAAAAGACAGCGCTGATCAGTCTGAGGCGATGAGCAAATTGTCTTCTACAATCGAAGGCAATGCTGGTACAACAAGCTTGGGCGCGTTGTTGAAAGCTAAATTGTCAGGTTCTGCTGAATAA
- the mnmC gene encoding bifunctional tRNA (5-methylaminomethyl-2-thiouridine)(34)-methyltransferase MnmD/FAD-dependent 5-carboxymethylaminomethyl-2-thiouridine(34) oxidoreductase MnmC translates to MIQAAQLEYASDGTTLYSSRFNDVYHAAHGAKAQALSVFLAGNQLPQRWQNKDSFTIIETGFGQGISFLTTWQAWRNDARRSARLHFLSVEQFPFSRDDLAKLHRHYPEFATLSTELLQHWPHLTPGFHRIYLDNGCVTLTLLFGDALPMLHEVVAKVDAIYLDGFSPSKNPEMWCLPVFKALWRLCKAETTLATYTVSGHVRRELTEAGFAVQKVAGFANKRQMLVGHCARLPRAPRIIRQRAPEVCSGEQSAIVIGAGMAGCAIAASLARRDWQVQIFEAESEIAQKASGNHIGLCHPTFSMDDNALARLSRQGFAITRQHLLQLHCENTPVQFGLAGQFQIAKDDAQEMLMQEIVASLQYPPTMVQYLNADEAQLQLGTRPARGGWWFAEAAWLNPRSLCEGYLQQGHSNISLQINTPIAAIKYETGMWHVYDEKNDCIAQSPILILANATAALQLWPDQYLPLSESWRAVTQIPADTVPSALPSCAGSSYLTAEWNGFRSLGAAPYLEDSAGTTQNANLASLQRMLPELPAINDYRSYTRICARPNSLDRLPLIGQLHTMNEDLKSVHQLYQMPREDGLYCALGFGSRGITWHALAAEIIAAQLNHEPMPIERSLLNAIDPARFLLRTLRKG, encoded by the coding sequence ATGATCCAAGCCGCCCAGCTCGAATACGCCAGCGATGGCACCACACTTTACTCCAGTCGCTTTAATGATGTTTATCATGCAGCTCATGGCGCCAAAGCGCAGGCGCTGTCCGTATTTCTGGCGGGCAACCAACTTCCACAACGTTGGCAAAATAAAGATAGTTTCACGATTATTGAAACGGGTTTTGGGCAAGGGATAAGCTTTTTGACCACTTGGCAAGCATGGCGCAATGATGCACGGCGCTCTGCTCGATTACACTTTCTATCGGTGGAGCAGTTTCCATTTAGCCGCGATGACTTAGCCAAGCTTCATCGGCACTATCCTGAATTTGCGACATTAAGTACCGAGCTGCTGCAACACTGGCCACACTTAACGCCTGGATTTCATCGCATCTACCTCGACAACGGGTGCGTCACCTTGACGCTATTGTTTGGCGACGCTTTGCCTATGCTGCACGAGGTAGTCGCCAAGGTCGATGCAATTTATTTGGATGGATTTTCGCCCAGCAAAAACCCAGAAATGTGGTGCTTACCGGTGTTCAAAGCACTCTGGCGCTTGTGCAAAGCGGAAACCACCCTAGCAACCTACACCGTCTCAGGCCACGTTCGTCGTGAATTAACCGAGGCGGGCTTTGCCGTGCAGAAAGTGGCAGGCTTTGCCAATAAGCGCCAAATGCTGGTCGGCCATTGCGCACGACTACCCCGAGCCCCGCGCATTATTCGCCAAAGAGCACCTGAAGTTTGTAGCGGCGAACAATCAGCGATCGTGATCGGTGCGGGCATGGCTGGCTGCGCCATAGCCGCCAGCTTGGCGCGACGCGACTGGCAGGTACAGATATTTGAAGCAGAAAGTGAGATCGCTCAAAAAGCATCGGGCAATCATATCGGTCTTTGCCACCCGACTTTCAGTATGGATGACAATGCTTTAGCCAGACTGTCACGCCAAGGCTTTGCGATCACGCGTCAGCATTTACTTCAGCTGCATTGCGAAAACACACCAGTACAGTTTGGCCTCGCTGGGCAATTTCAAATTGCCAAAGATGACGCACAAGAAATGCTAATGCAAGAAATTGTGGCTAGCCTGCAATATCCCCCTACCATGGTGCAATACCTGAACGCGGATGAAGCCCAATTGCAATTGGGTACCCGCCCAGCACGTGGCGGGTGGTGGTTTGCAGAGGCTGCCTGGCTTAATCCTCGCAGCTTATGCGAAGGGTATCTGCAACAAGGCCATTCAAATATTAGTCTTCAAATCAATACCCCTATTGCTGCTATCAAATACGAAACTGGCATGTGGCATGTCTACGACGAAAAAAATGACTGCATCGCACAAAGCCCCATATTAATTTTGGCAAATGCAACAGCTGCACTGCAATTATGGCCAGATCAGTATTTGCCACTCAGTGAAAGTTGGCGCGCGGTGACACAAATTCCAGCCGATACGGTGCCCAGCGCCCTCCCCAGCTGCGCTGGGTCAAGCTATCTTACAGCGGAATGGAATGGCTTTCGCAGCCTTGGCGCTGCGCCATACCTGGAAGATAGTGCCGGCACTACCCAAAATGCCAACCTTGCTAGTTTGCAGCGTATGCTGCCTGAGCTCCCAGCAATCAATGACTACCGTAGCTATACCCGCATCTGCGCCCGACCCAATTCACTCGATCGCCTCCCCTTAATTGGCCAATTGCACACCATGAATGAGGACCTCAAGTCCGTGCATCAACTCTACCAAATGCCCCGTGAGGATGGCTTGTACTGTGCATTGGGATTTGGTTCGCGCGGCATTACATGGCATGCTTTAGCGGCAGAAATTATCGCCGCACAACTGAATCACGAGCCCATGCCAATTGAGCGCAGCTTGCTTAATGCGATTGATCCTGCTCGTTTTTTACTGCGAACGCTCAGGAAAGGCTAA
- a CDS encoding HU family DNA-binding protein → MTKTELIAIVHNLASIEHPELSKKAVAALIDTLSEVITATVSGGGDVTLPNVGKIALKARDARVGRNPRTGEAVQIPAKKVLKFTPAKALKDAVAAQSAE, encoded by the coding sequence ATGACAAAAACAGAGTTGATTGCAATTGTTCATAATTTGGCCAGTATTGAACATCCTGAGCTAAGCAAAAAAGCGGTTGCGGCCTTAATTGATACCTTGTCCGAAGTGATTACTGCGACGGTGAGTGGCGGTGGCGATGTGACTTTGCCGAATGTGGGAAAAATTGCACTGAAGGCGCGTGATGCTCGCGTGGGTCGCAATCCTCGCACGGGCGAGGCGGTGCAGATTCCAGCGAAGAAAGTGTTGAAATTTACCCCTGCGAAAGCTTTGAAAGATGCAGTGGCCGCTCAGTCAGCCGAATAA
- the lysS gene encoding lysine--tRNA ligase, whose amino-acid sequence MSNPSSEEQIITQDENQIIAERRAKLAAIRERGIAFPNDFKREHLAADLAAQYGEIEKEPLEAQKVEVSVAGRIMLKRVMGKASFITIQDVSGRIQFYISGQAVGEDVYADFKTWDMGDIVAARGTLMKTKTGELSVHVSELRLLTKSLRPLPEKFHGLTDQETKYRQRYIDLITNEQSRNTFIKRSKIVQRLREFMVEQRYLEVETPMMHSIPGGATAKPFVTHHNALDMPLYLRIAPELYLKRLVVGGLERVFEINRSFRNEGMSTRHNPEFTMIEFYEAYADYQRMMDMSEGIIRACAIEATGHAVITYQGKTVDLSKPFARFTIAGAIKHYNPEYTDEQLNDRAFLKAEIARLGGKPVLTDGIGGLQLSLFEENTEGKLWEPTFIVDYPAEVSPLARASDTQAGITERFELFIVGREHANGYSELNDPEDQAARFQAQVDLKEAGDDEAMHFDADYIRALEHGMAPTGGCGIGIDRLVMLLTDAPSIRDVILFPQMRLED is encoded by the coding sequence ATGTCAAATCCATCTTCAGAAGAACAAATCATTACTCAAGATGAAAACCAGATTATCGCTGAACGTCGCGCTAAGCTCGCTGCCATTCGCGAACGCGGCATTGCTTTCCCGAATGATTTCAAGCGTGAGCACTTAGCAGCCGACTTGGCTGCGCAATACGGCGAAATCGAAAAAGAGCCGCTCGAAGCGCAAAAAGTGGAGGTATCCGTGGCCGGCCGCATCATGCTCAAGCGCGTGATGGGCAAAGCCAGTTTTATCACGATCCAAGACGTTTCGGGTCGCATTCAGTTCTACATTAGCGGTCAAGCCGTGGGTGAAGACGTTTACGCCGATTTTAAAACTTGGGACATGGGCGACATCGTTGCTGCGCGCGGCACCTTGATGAAAACCAAAACTGGCGAATTGTCAGTGCATGTATCTGAATTGCGCCTGCTGACCAAATCGCTGCGTCCGCTGCCAGAGAAATTCCACGGTCTAACCGACCAAGAAACCAAATACCGTCAGCGCTATATCGATCTGATTACGAATGAGCAATCTCGTAATACCTTTATCAAGCGCTCAAAAATCGTTCAACGCCTGCGCGAATTCATGGTTGAGCAACGCTACCTTGAAGTTGAAACGCCAATGATGCACAGCATCCCAGGCGGTGCAACGGCTAAGCCATTCGTAACGCACCATAACGCACTCGATATGCCGCTGTATCTGCGCATTGCACCCGAGCTGTACCTGAAACGCTTGGTGGTAGGTGGTCTGGAGCGTGTATTCGAAATCAACCGCTCTTTCCGCAATGAAGGCATGAGCACGCGTCACAATCCAGAATTCACGATGATCGAGTTCTACGAAGCGTACGCCGATTACCAACGCATGATGGATATGTCAGAAGGCATTATTCGCGCCTGCGCGATTGAAGCCACTGGCCATGCCGTGATTACGTATCAAGGCAAAACAGTAGACCTGTCTAAGCCATTTGCCCGCTTCACAATTGCCGGTGCGATCAAGCACTACAACCCAGAATACACCGACGAACAACTGAACGATCGCGCATTCCTGAAAGCCGAAATCGCGCGCTTGGGCGGCAAACCAGTATTGACCGACGGCATCGGCGGCCTACAACTGAGCCTGTTTGAAGAAAACACCGAGGGTAAATTGTGGGAGCCAACCTTCATCGTTGACTACCCTGCCGAAGTATCGCCATTGGCGCGCGCTTCTGATACGCAAGCCGGCATCACCGAACGTTTTGAGCTGTTTATCGTTGGTCGCGAACACGCCAATGGCTACTCAGAGTTAAATGATCCAGAAGATCAAGCGGCGCGCTTCCAAGCTCAAGTCGACCTGAAGGAAGCTGGCGACGACGAGGCAATGCATTTTGACGCGGATTATATCCGTGCACTAGAGCACGGCATGGCGCCAACTGGCGGCTGCGGCATTGGTATCGATCGCTTGGTGATGTTACTGACTGACGCACCGAGCATCCGCGATGTGATCTTGTTCCCGCAAATGCGTCTTGAAGACTAA
- the rfaE1 gene encoding D-glycero-beta-D-manno-heptose-7-phosphate kinase, with translation MQIKERVKAARVLVVGDVMLDRYWFGNVDRISPEAPVPVAKINKTDERAGGAANVARNIVALGGQAKLLSVIGDDEAGSSLERLLIQAGVDASFHRDSAISTTVKLRVLARQQQLLRIDFEDLPSHEVLAAKLDEFKKSLANTDVVILSDYGKGSLAHVSLMIAAAKEAGIPVLVDPKGDEYAHYAGATLLTPNRSEFRQVAGTWKSDEELAQKAEQLRTKLQLEALLVTRSEEGMTLFKSGGVVHKPTQAREVFDVSGAGDTVIATLGLMLAAGLDMPEAMDWSNKAAGIVVGKLGTAVATAEELF, from the coding sequence ATGCAGATTAAAGAAAGAGTAAAAGCAGCCCGAGTGCTTGTTGTGGGCGATGTCATGTTAGACCGTTATTGGTTTGGCAATGTCGATCGGATTTCCCCTGAGGCGCCAGTGCCAGTTGCAAAAATCAATAAAACCGATGAGCGTGCCGGTGGTGCCGCCAATGTGGCGCGGAATATTGTCGCACTAGGTGGCCAAGCAAAATTGCTTTCGGTGATTGGTGACGATGAGGCCGGCAGTAGTTTGGAGCGGCTTTTAATTCAAGCAGGCGTCGATGCCTCGTTTCATCGTGACAGTGCCATTTCCACTACGGTGAAATTGCGTGTTTTGGCGCGGCAGCAGCAATTGTTGCGAATTGATTTTGAGGATTTGCCTAGCCATGAAGTGCTTGCGGCAAAGCTGGATGAATTCAAAAAATCGCTGGCAAATACCGATGTAGTGATTTTATCTGATTATGGTAAAGGCAGCTTGGCCCATGTTTCGCTAATGATAGCCGCGGCCAAAGAGGCTGGCATTCCTGTGTTGGTTGATCCGAAGGGCGATGAATATGCTCACTATGCAGGGGCAACATTACTCACCCCGAATCGCAGCGAGTTTCGTCAAGTGGCTGGCACGTGGAAATCAGATGAGGAATTGGCTCAGAAAGCTGAGCAATTGCGCACGAAATTGCAATTAGAAGCCTTGTTGGTGACACGTAGCGAAGAGGGGATGACCCTGTTTAAATCGGGTGGCGTTGTCCATAAGCCGACGCAGGCCAGAGAGGTCTTTGACGTGTCAGGTGCAGGTGACACCGTGATCGCAACTTTGGGTTTAATGTTGGCGGCGGGTTTGGATATGCCGGAGGCGATGGATTGGTCTAATAAAGCGGCTGGCATTGTTGTCGGCAAGCTAGGTACTGCGGTCGCTACCGCCGAAGAGTTGTTTTAA
- a CDS encoding DUF2917 domain-containing protein, with protein sequence MQTIFLPQQSLASVSGNAQQWIACEQGTVWISDDGHDVVLQRGEKWQICSDRLVVIESLQESRLAIRSPQTITHSIWQLMLEHGSNALRHWAHRPEIKTI encoded by the coding sequence ATGCAAACCATTTTCTTACCCCAACAAAGTCTCGCCAGCGTAAGTGGCAACGCCCAACAATGGATTGCATGCGAACAAGGCACAGTGTGGATTAGTGATGACGGCCACGATGTGGTATTGCAGCGTGGTGAGAAATGGCAAATTTGTAGCGATCGCTTGGTCGTGATTGAATCCTTGCAAGAAAGTCGCCTGGCAATCCGGTCGCCGCAGACAATCACACACAGCATCTGGCAACTAATGCTTGAGCACGGCAGCAATGCATTGCGCCACTGGGCTCATCGGCCAGAGATTAAAACGATTTGA
- the lapB gene encoding lipopolysaccharide assembly protein LapB produces the protein MIEIQYWWFAVLPLFFGLGWLAARVDIKHVIAQSKSLPAAYFKGLNHLLSGETHKAIEVYVDIAKNHQETIELQFTLGHLFRRRGELERAIRMHQKLLARRDLNVAQKEQAQLDLAVDFIKSGLFDRAENLLHELSGTNAARQARIELLAIYQQEHEWQKAIEIAQQLRDESHTYQHEIAQFKCEQAAAALVRNQVDLARGFLDDALNSHRQCVRARLMQGEILFAEDKYKEAVEQWLLIESQDVYYLALVARNILNAYEKLGQISEGIALLMRYLQRYPELDVLDLIYEQLIATQGIEVAHQFVRDRLRESPSMSGLRKLLEAHLLVAPDDQKPEIEMIGKLLHDNTREHSMYYCRECGFKTRQFFWHCPGCNGWETYAPIRGKRRQSAQ, from the coding sequence ATGATTGAGATCCAATATTGGTGGTTCGCAGTTTTACCTTTGTTTTTTGGTTTAGGTTGGTTAGCTGCACGCGTTGATATTAAGCACGTTATTGCGCAAAGCAAATCTTTACCTGCGGCGTATTTTAAAGGGCTTAATCACTTGCTCTCGGGCGAAACACATAAAGCCATCGAAGTTTATGTGGACATAGCCAAAAATCATCAAGAGACCATTGAGCTGCAATTTACACTTGGGCATTTGTTTCGTCGCCGGGGGGAGCTTGAGCGTGCCATTCGCATGCATCAAAAGCTTTTAGCTCGCAGAGATTTGAACGTAGCTCAAAAAGAGCAAGCTCAACTGGATTTAGCGGTCGACTTTATTAAATCAGGCCTTTTTGATCGCGCTGAAAATTTATTGCATGAATTGTCGGGAACGAATGCGGCACGGCAGGCACGCATAGAATTACTAGCCATTTACCAGCAAGAGCATGAATGGCAAAAGGCAATTGAAATTGCACAGCAATTGCGCGATGAAAGTCATACTTACCAGCACGAAATTGCCCAGTTTAAATGTGAGCAAGCCGCTGCTGCGTTGGTGCGAAATCAGGTGGATCTGGCGCGTGGATTTTTAGATGATGCTTTAAATTCGCATCGACAATGTGTTCGTGCACGATTAATGCAGGGTGAAATTTTATTTGCCGAGGATAAATACAAAGAAGCGGTAGAGCAATGGCTACTGATTGAATCACAGGATGTATATTATCTCGCCCTCGTAGCAAGAAATATTCTAAATGCATACGAAAAACTCGGCCAAATTTCTGAGGGGATTGCATTATTAATGCGCTATTTACAGCGCTACCCTGAGTTAGATGTACTTGATTTGATTTACGAGCAATTAATTGCAACGCAAGGCATTGAAGTTGCCCATCAATTTGTTCGTGATCGTTTGCGTGAAAGCCCTTCAATGTCGGGTTTGCGTAAATTATTAGAAGCGCACTTATTGGTCGCACCTGATGATCAAAAGCCAGAAATTGAAATGATAGGCAAATTACTGCACGACAATACACGCGAACACAGTATGTATTACTGCCGTGAATGCGGCTTCAAAACGCGGCAGTTTTTCTGGCATTGCCCGGGGTGTAATGGCTGGGAAACCTACGCTCCGATTCGTGGCAAACGCCGTCAGTCTGCACAGTAA
- a CDS encoding LapA family protein, with the protein MHYLSWMIKLLVFVVLFGFAMHNAAPIDLHFFLGYAWNAPLAMILLVFFVIGAAFGILASFGQVIRLRRELVQLRKVSRTQTPAPQSQADQILEQPKDAI; encoded by the coding sequence ATGCACTATTTAAGCTGGATGATTAAGCTTTTGGTCTTTGTGGTTTTGTTCGGTTTTGCAATGCATAACGCCGCGCCTATCGATTTGCATTTCTTTTTGGGTTATGCGTGGAATGCACCGCTCGCAATGATTTTATTGGTTTTTTTTGTTATTGGCGCGGCATTTGGTATTTTGGCCAGTTTTGGCCAAGTTATTCGGTTGCGACGCGAGTTGGTGCAACTGCGTAAAGTAAGTCGCACTCAGACACCCGCTCCGCAATCTCAAGCGGACCAAATCTTAGAACAACCTAAAGATGCTATTTAA
- a CDS encoding integration host factor subunit beta — translation MTKSELIAKLAERYPQLVAKDAELAVKTMLDAMARSLAQGQRIEIRGFGSFDLNYRPPRTGRNPKSGTKVSVPEKFVPHFKAGKELRERVDSEA, via the coding sequence ATGACCAAGTCAGAACTCATCGCAAAACTGGCCGAACGCTATCCACAGCTGGTAGCCAAAGATGCGGAGTTAGCCGTGAAGACGATGCTCGATGCAATGGCGCGTAGCCTTGCACAGGGTCAACGTATCGAAATCCGCGGATTTGGCAGCTTCGACCTGAACTACCGCCCGCCAAGAACGGGGCGCAACCCAAAATCGGGCACCAAAGTATCGGTTCCGGAAAAGTTTGTGCCACACTTCAAGGCTGGTAAAGAGCTACGTGAACGCGTCGATTCAGAAGCGTAA